One window of Pyrus communis chromosome 12, drPyrComm1.1, whole genome shotgun sequence genomic DNA carries:
- the LOC137710013 gene encoding uncharacterized protein — MVDESRDISTKEQMAVILRYVDNKGQVIERFVGVQHVTETTSSKLKESIDEFLKLHDLSYSNLRGQGYDGVSNMRGLNQETSLKRAGDTRWNSHYGALISLITMFSSVVDVLDMIVEDCYNDSVGEAKRLLKDLQSFEFVFLLFLMKSILGVTNDLSQALQKKDQEIVNAMALVKTCKEQLRCMRNDENFDLLVDKVSSFCVEHEIEVPNMDDLYVIQGKSLRKAPRKTNHHHYKVELFFEVIDFQLTELDDRFAEGNTELLICLACLSPNDSFVAFDKEKLVRLAHMYPKDFTDRDRSALQDQLDIYIHFVRSDNDFSQLRGINELAKKMVEKGLHRTFAYVYLLVQLALVLPVATASVERAFSAMNIIKGPLRNKMGDQWLSDSLVVYIEKDVFSCIGNEAIMEHFQTMKPRRGRLN; from the exons ATGGTAGATGAATCACGTGATATTTCAACAAAGGAGCAAATGGCGGTGATTTTGCGTTATGTGGACAACAAAGGTCAAGTAATTGAAAGGTTCGTGGGAGTCCAACATGTTACCGAAACAACTTCAAGTAAACTAAAGGAGTCCATTGATGAGTTCTTGAAACTACATGACTTGAGCTACTCCAACCTACGAGGTCAAGGTTATGATGGTGTGAGTAATATGAGAG GGTTAAATCAAGAAACTAGTCTCAAACGTGCTGGGGATACACGGTGGAATTCACATTATGGtgctttgattagtttgattacaATGTTCTCATCTGTGGTGGATGTGCTtgacatgattgttgaagattGCTACAATGATAGTGTTGGTGAAGCAAAAAGGTTATTAAAAGATTTacaatcttttgagtttgtgtTCCTCCTCTTTTTGATGAAATCCATATTAGGAGTTACAAACGATTTGTCACAAGCATtgcaaaaaaaagatcaagAGATTGTGAATGCAATGGCTTTAGTCAAGACATGTAAAGAACAACTACGTTGCATGaggaatgatgaaaattttgatcttttggttgataaagtATCATCTTTTTGTGTTGAACATGAAATTGAGGTGCCTAATATGGATGATTTATATGTCATTCAAGGGAAGTCATTGCGTAAGGCTCCAAGAAAGACCAATCATCATCATTACAAAGTGGAGCTCTTTTTCGAGGTCATTGATTTCCAACTTACAGAATTAGATGATCGCTTCGCTGAAGGTAATACCGAATTGCTTATTTGCTTGGCATGCTTGAGTCCGAATGATTCATTTGTAGCTTTTGATAAAGAGAAGCTTGTTCGCCTTGCTCATATGTATCCTAAAGATTTCACGGATCGAGATAGATCGGCACTTCAAGATCAACTTGATATTTACATTCATTTTGTGCGTTCTGATAATGATTTTTCTCAATTGCGGGGAATTAATGAGCTTGCTaagaaaatggtggagaaaGGGTTGCATCGAACatttgcatatgtatatttGCTTGTTCAGTTGGCTTTGGTTTTACCGGTTGCAACTGCTTCAGTGGAGAGGGCATTTTCCgctatgaatatcattaagggtccacttcgcaacaaaatgggagatcaatggttgagtgacagcttagttgtttacattgagaaagatgttttttcatgtattggtaATGAAGCTATCATGGAACATTTTCAGACCATGAAACCTCGTCGTGGACGCttgaattag